The proteins below are encoded in one region of Syntrophotalea carbinolica DSM 2380:
- a CDS encoding ABC transporter permease, producing the protein MLFSIKIALASLRAHYVRTILAMLGVLLGALALTGVQHISRAMLLKAEQETAKLGSNLFMARTGRLAFRPGRPGRVRHEATNFTLQDARVLAQALPAVRKAAPFVSVTVPIRAGNVNIKCQLVATNPQYRTVRNAEPAVGRFLSAADERHKAKICVLGSKIAERLFDRAEAALGQQVYFDRAVLRVAGVMQTKGADIAGADQDEQVFVPMSTYLRRMANQDWITGVYLQLGDEANVAAAKQTANDILRQRHRIDPGEDDDFSVLTAKDTMQVQEQALSLVSTLGLISSSVSFAVGGLGILSIMILLVRSRRLEIGVRRAVGARRRDIVRQFLVEAALMAGIGGLFGVLSALGLVVIVCRIGQMPLVFEPGLVLIALAGSALLGLVAGAYPAWQAAQVEILDVLKSD; encoded by the coding sequence ATGTTGTTCAGTATTAAAATAGCTCTGGCGTCCCTGCGCGCGCATTACGTGCGCACGATACTGGCCATGCTTGGCGTGTTGCTCGGCGCCCTGGCGCTGACCGGGGTACAGCACATTTCCCGCGCCATGTTGCTCAAAGCCGAACAGGAAACCGCCAAACTCGGCAGCAACCTGTTCATGGCACGTACCGGTCGGCTGGCGTTTCGTCCGGGACGACCTGGTCGGGTGCGTCACGAGGCGACCAACTTCACCTTGCAGGATGCCCGGGTGCTGGCCCAGGCCCTGCCGGCGGTACGCAAAGCGGCGCCGTTTGTCAGCGTCACCGTGCCGATACGCGCGGGCAATGTCAACATCAAATGCCAACTGGTGGCGACCAATCCCCAGTACCGGACGGTGCGCAATGCCGAACCCGCCGTCGGACGGTTTCTTTCCGCCGCGGATGAGCGCCACAAAGCCAAGATCTGCGTGCTCGGTTCGAAAATCGCCGAGCGGTTGTTCGACCGGGCCGAAGCGGCCCTTGGCCAGCAGGTCTATTTTGATCGCGCCGTGCTGCGGGTAGCGGGCGTCATGCAAACCAAAGGCGCGGATATCGCCGGGGCCGATCAGGACGAGCAGGTATTCGTGCCCATGTCGACCTACCTGCGCCGCATGGCCAATCAGGACTGGATCACCGGCGTCTACCTGCAACTCGGCGACGAGGCGAACGTCGCCGCCGCCAAGCAAACCGCCAACGACATCCTGCGCCAGCGCCACCGCATCGATCCGGGCGAGGACGATGATTTTTCGGTGTTGACCGCCAAAGACACCATGCAGGTGCAGGAGCAGGCCCTGAGCCTGGTCAGCACCCTGGGACTGATCAGCTCCTCGGTATCCTTCGCCGTCGGCGGTCTGGGCATTTTATCCATCATGATCCTGCTGGTACGCTCCCGGCGGCTGGAAATAGGGGTGCGACGAGCGGTAGGAGCCCGGCGACGCGATATCGTCCGCCAGTTTCTGGTGGAAGCCGCCCTGATGGCCGGTATCGGCGGCTTATTTGGAGTACTGAGCGCCCTGGGGCTGGTCGTCATCGTGTGCCGCATCGGCCAGATGCCGCTGGTCTTCGAACCCGGACTGGTGCTCATCGCCCTGGCCGGCTCAGCCCTGCTGGGGCTGGTCGCGGGGGCCTATCCGGCCTGGCAGGCGGCGCAGGTGGAGATTCTCGATGTGTTGAAGAGTGATTGA